The genomic interval CCTTGATGTCTGAGTTGGGGCGGCAGGGATGATGCGGTAGAAACTGGGCTGCCAGTGGAGCCACGACTTCTATAATGTTGTGTGCTTCCGCTAAGCCTTGGGGAGCATTTCTGCTAGCCTCAGCCTCCTGAGTGAGGACGACCCGAACATGTACATTTCCTTCATGAAGGTTCAACTCATGCACATGCGCGTCTTTTGCAAGCGCAATGATTTTCCGGATATCATCCTCAGAAATGGCCTTAGCAGAAACAGGTTTTGTCATTTCAACAGGTCCCGGTAGGCTTTAGAGAGCGCACGCACCTTATCTATGAATTTATCCATTTCCCTATAGGCCGCCAGAGCCTCTTCGTAGGAGGTCTTTTGGAAGCAGATCTGATTGCCGATGCGAGTCTGGGCAAGGCGCCACATGTCTGCATCGATGACGGTTCCGATTTTGGGATAGCCACCAGATGTTTGGGAATCTGCAGTCTGGATGATTGGTGACCCTCCAGAGGGAATCTGAATGACACCGGGTACGATGCCATGCGAGCGCATTTCCAGTTTTTCGGTCATCGCGAGGTTGGGACCTGCCAATCTATAACCTGCTCTGCTGCTTTGCGGTGTAATTTGCCACGGTGCCGTAACAAGAGCATCCAGAGATGCCTTATCAAAATAGTCATGCTCGGCAGCGGGAAGATAGCGTAGCATTGTTATTGCCTCATTCGTGCCTGCAGAGGCATGCGAAGGTTGCGGCAGGGCAAGGGCCGGAGCGATGGCTCCGAACCCACCCGGCGCAATAGGCGGGAACGGGTCTGCTTCCGGCAGAGACTTGATCACATCGCCATTTTGCAGCATGCGTCCGTTGAGGCCGCCAAATGCGCAGCGCAGGTAAGTGCTGCGAGATCCCAGGACTTCAGGAACGTCAATGCCACCAGCCAGATGGACATAGGCGAAGGAGCCGGAGTTGAGTTTGCTCAGGGAAAGGGTCTGTCCCTTTTCCGCATGAAAGGCCCAATTGGGATTAATTTGTTTGCCGTCCAGCTCGATGGCGCAATCTGCGCCGGTAACAGCGATGTTGACACTCGAGAGGATCTCGAACTTGATCGGAAAAAGAGTTACTTCGATCGCCGCAGCTGTTTTGGCATTCCCCAGAAGCGCATTCCCCATCTGAAGGGCAAGACGATCCATTGCGCCGCCAATACTGACACCATGGCGGTAATTTTCATCGCGCCCGAGATCCTGAATGGTCGACAATCCAATGGTATAGAAAATTTTGATCATGGGATGATCCTTTCAACTCTGAAACGGACGGTGTCACCGGGGGATAGAAGGGTCGGACTTTCCTTGCGAGGGAAGAAAAATTCCACATCTGTGTGCCCCAGAGTATGCCAGCCACTGGCACCGGGAGATGCGGATACAGCGGTTTGCATGCCGCCGATAGAAACGGATCCGGCAGGAATGCTCAGCACGGGCACTTCGCGCCGGGGAACCCAGATGCGTTCGTCTGTGATGCCCAGATAACCCAACCCCGGATGGGCGCCCAGTGCAAAAACTGAATAGTCGCGGTTTGCATGCACGGCTACCAGCTCATCGACGGACATATTGGTCAACTTGGCCGCGTCATGAAGATGCGGTCCAAGCTCTCCGCCATAGATGACGGGGATTTCGATGAGCTTACCTTCGATTTTCCAATCTGTGGCTTTTTCCCAGGCTGCGATCAGGCGGTTCCGGATTTCGGAGGGGTCTTCGCATGGGGACCTGAAGGTGAGCATCAGGTTCGTCATGCCCGGAATGGCTTCCTTGATATTGTCCCAGCCCTGAACTTCGTTGGCCAGTGCCCAAATGCGCTTTTGAGTGGGGAGCTCGAAGGCCCCTGGCGCCTCAAACAGCATAGCGGTGGTGCCCAGGAGGCTGATGTTGGCTTGGTCTTTCGACTTGCTGAAAGCAGAGAAGCGTATGCTCATGTTTCAATTGACCTGTTCTGGATAAAGTGAATGTCCACAGCGCCTCTTTGAACCGCAGGATCTTTCACCAGGGCCAAAAGAAGCGGAAGATTGGTTTTCACGCCTTCAATCGTGATCTCGCCAAGGGCCATTTCCATCCGGGCAAGGGCCTGGTCTCGGTCAGACCCGTAGGTGATGACTTTTGCGATGAGGGAATCGTAATAGGGAGGCACGGTGTGGCCGGTGTGAATATGGGTATCTATGCGCAGCCAGTTGTAATCCGGGATTTGCCATAGAGAAATTGTCCCGGGACAGGGCGCAAATGTTTCCGGATCCTCGGCGTTCAAGCGGCACTCGATGGCATGCCCTTGCACTGGATCCTTTTTCTGTTTGAGCCGCAGGGTCTCGCCTTGCGCCACACGGATTTGCTCCTTAACCAGGTCAAGG from uncultured Cohaesibacter sp. carries:
- a CDS encoding biotin-dependent carboxyltransferase family protein, with the protein product MIKIFYTIGLSTIQDLGRDENYRHGVSIGGAMDRLALQMGNALLGNAKTAAAIEVTLFPIKFEILSSVNIAVTGADCAIELDGKQINPNWAFHAEKGQTLSLSKLNSGSFAYVHLAGGIDVPEVLGSRSTYLRCAFGGLNGRMLQNGDVIKSLPEADPFPPIAPGGFGAIAPALALPQPSHASAGTNEAITMLRYLPAAEHDYFDKASLDALVTAPWQITPQSSRAGYRLAGPNLAMTEKLEMRSHGIVPGVIQIPSGGSPIIQTADSQTSGGYPKIGTVIDADMWRLAQTRIGNQICFQKTSYEEALAAYREMDKFIDKVRALSKAYRDLLK
- the pxpB gene encoding 5-oxoprolinase subunit PxpB; translated protein: MSIRFSAFSKSKDQANISLLGTTAMLFEAPGAFELPTQKRIWALANEVQGWDNIKEAIPGMTNLMLTFRSPCEDPSEIRNRLIAAWEKATDWKIEGKLIEIPVIYGGELGPHLHDAAKLTNMSVDELVAVHANRDYSVFALGAHPGLGYLGITDERIWVPRREVPVLSIPAGSVSIGGMQTAVSASPGASGWHTLGHTDVEFFFPRKESPTLLSPGDTVRFRVERIIP